A region of Nostoc sp. 'Peltigera membranacea cyanobiont' N6 DNA encodes the following proteins:
- a CDS encoding DUF3038 domain-containing protein yields the protein MLKVMHSAANSATPNSQWEDLIKLPAPNTVQWDNIKTQLDLVLLALETLTGIGSEAMLSAATDLNLESRVPDRVALWRLRQSNPLRKGQGGRKKLDVEEARSLVLIICYLAKQHQELIRRAVGLLEQMAENNREPHQAALLGDYIDAFCNTYQDRMEEDEKISTDLLTNLALKLLVDLLFYSAPGGHRRLWLALIDRSTKF from the coding sequence ATGCTAAAAGTTATGCACTCGGCCGCCAACTCAGCCACTCCAAATTCCCAGTGGGAGGATTTAATCAAGCTTCCAGCCCCAAACACAGTTCAATGGGACAATATCAAAACCCAATTAGACTTGGTGCTGTTGGCGCTAGAAACCTTAACTGGGATTGGCTCAGAGGCTATGCTTTCGGCGGCAACCGATCTGAATTTAGAGTCAAGAGTGCCAGACCGCGTAGCTTTATGGCGACTGCGCCAGTCAAATCCCCTACGCAAAGGTCAAGGAGGGCGAAAAAAGCTAGATGTCGAAGAAGCGCGATCGCTTGTTCTGATTATCTGCTACCTAGCCAAACAGCACCAGGAATTGATTCGCCGCGCTGTCGGCCTGTTGGAACAAATGGCAGAAAATAACCGGGAACCTCACCAGGCTGCTTTACTTGGAGACTATATTGATGCTTTTTGCAACACCTACCAAGATCGGATGGAAGAGGACGAGAAAATCTCAACGGATTTACTTACCAACCTGGCACTAAAACTGCTTGTAGATTTACTTTTTTACAGCGCCCCTGGTGGGCATCGCCGTCTCTGGCTAGCACTTATAGACCGTTCGACAAAATTTTAG
- a CDS encoding AbrB family transcriptional regulator: MNQSLSVASSLEEHTHKNPVVTKQQLFTKQLIVLVLEILLALPLGLLLAKFQIGRIAWIFGGIAAGTVVIQGCRIFYQYSPQPNRTARKVGMALVGLTVGASNTHGNLASIASSIPIFIFLTLFLLLSGTCIGYIYARLSKTNLLTAMLATVPGGVGIMAAIAADYNKNVSLVALVQAIRVTSVVVLIPFIARTSAGNYYPQPLPINGVWLNLDPSQLELLLLVLLITGLVVYPAILFKIPAGDFFGALLIGMGFNPLLHWLPFVGDISFSPPPIINLLGQMLLGITIGEYWGDKPNFKKRTVGYALMSVGMTLIAGAIAAILAMQLTSWDWLTCLLVTAPGGSAEMILVSLALNHNVEIVTTGHLVRLIAINSSLPLWVFLFRHLDEQVSEPV; this comes from the coding sequence ATGAATCAAAGCCTAAGTGTTGCTTCCAGCCTGGAAGAACACACTCATAAAAATCCTGTTGTTACCAAACAACAGCTATTTACGAAGCAACTAATTGTCCTTGTCTTAGAAATACTTCTAGCATTACCTCTGGGTTTACTCCTCGCCAAGTTCCAAATTGGTAGAATTGCCTGGATATTTGGCGGCATTGCTGCTGGTACAGTAGTTATTCAAGGGTGCCGAATTTTTTATCAATATTCTCCCCAACCTAACCGCACTGCGAGAAAAGTGGGAATGGCACTTGTAGGTTTAACTGTCGGTGCTTCCAATACCCACGGTAATCTAGCTAGTATTGCTTCTAGTATTCCCATATTTATTTTTCTGACCTTGTTTCTGCTGCTGAGTGGAACCTGTATTGGTTATATTTACGCCCGCCTCAGTAAAACCAACCTATTGACAGCAATGCTGGCGACAGTTCCTGGTGGTGTCGGAATTATGGCTGCGATCGCAGCTGATTACAATAAAAATGTCAGCTTAGTTGCTCTAGTTCAGGCGATTCGCGTCACTTCAGTAGTTGTTTTGATTCCCTTCATCGCTAGGACATCAGCTGGTAATTACTATCCCCAACCACTCCCAATCAACGGCGTTTGGCTCAATCTCGATCCATCTCAACTAGAATTACTCTTGTTAGTACTCCTAATCACTGGATTAGTAGTTTATCCAGCTATATTATTTAAAATTCCCGCCGGCGATTTCTTTGGTGCATTGTTGATTGGTATGGGGTTTAATCCTTTGCTACATTGGCTGCCTTTTGTGGGCGATATTAGTTTTAGTCCGCCGCCAATAATAAACTTATTGGGTCAAATGCTTCTGGGAATTACCATTGGTGAATATTGGGGAGACAAACCCAACTTTAAGAAGCGGACTGTCGGCTATGCCTTGATGTCTGTAGGAATGACTCTCATCGCCGGAGCGATCGCTGCTATACTTGCCATGCAATTAACTTCTTGGGACTGGTTAACCTGTCTCTTAGTCACAGCACCAGGAGGATCGGCAGAAATGATTTTGGTTTCCCTGGCATTAAATCATAATGTTGAAATTGTCACAACTGGTCATTTAGTGCGGTTGATTGCGATTAATAGTTCCCTACCTCTTTGGGTTTTTTTGTTTCGCCATCTAGATGAGCAAGTTTCTGAACCAGTTTAA
- a CDS encoding DUF1838 domain-containing protein, whose translation MVAQIQELEAQHWVKTRSSLDPSESTFLIWKGKIYAFIPGEKRQLLFKMLGLSVSRCIPTAEGSWDFTSRELTYYLNPKTDEVLRKWENPWTGETVPVIHVANNPVQGRFEGNFPAQVDGDSTTFVFDIFPYYPNPLADDRKFAEYSPNPIYQAAELFKLTVPTADLFNTALQSVSELKLSWDRIGQWLPWMKMGDRPGQLIYSAVGSKVNGLTELPPLLQDEINNRIPLYKQAPKALSDGEDMTSWLYFQKHFQSYLAGEIFPLPQAEEF comes from the coding sequence ATGGTTGCCCAAATCCAAGAACTTGAAGCGCAGCACTGGGTTAAAACTCGTTCTTCCCTCGACCCTAGCGAATCGACTTTCCTGATTTGGAAAGGTAAGATTTATGCCTTTATCCCTGGCGAGAAAAGACAACTCCTGTTCAAGATGCTGGGATTGAGTGTTAGCCGATGTATTCCCACAGCAGAGGGTAGCTGGGATTTTACTTCTAGAGAACTGACTTACTACCTCAATCCAAAAACAGATGAAGTCTTACGCAAATGGGAGAATCCTTGGACAGGCGAGACAGTTCCGGTAATTCACGTCGCCAATAATCCCGTGCAGGGTAGGTTTGAGGGAAATTTTCCCGCACAAGTAGATGGTGACAGTACAACCTTCGTTTTTGATATATTTCCCTATTACCCCAATCCCTTAGCAGACGATCGCAAATTTGCCGAATACAGCCCAAATCCAATTTATCAGGCGGCAGAATTGTTTAAATTAACTGTGCCAACCGCAGATTTATTTAACACAGCGCTTCAGTCAGTTTCTGAACTCAAACTGAGTTGGGATCGGATTGGTCAATGGCTTCCTTGGATGAAAATGGGCGATCGCCCCGGTCAACTTATCTATAGTGCTGTTGGCAGCAAAGTCAATGGTTTAACAGAACTGCCCCCACTGCTGCAAGACGAAATTAATAACCGTATTCCTCTATATAAACAAGCCCCAAAAGCATTAAGCGATGGGGAAGATATGACTTCCTGGTTATACTTTCAAAAGCACTTTCAGTCTTATTTAGCTGGTGAAATCTTCCCGCTTCCCCAAGCAGAAGAATTTTGA
- a CDS encoding DUF1963 domain-containing protein — protein sequence MSKLEQLKKKLSGVKRLAWKPIVQEGDGDLTVSKFGGKPWLNADEEWPCCPNCGKPIQLFLQLNLDELPQNLNTKFGNGILQFFYCTNEIIVELNISVLLSVFSAASASLT from the coding sequence TTGAGTAAATTAGAACAGCTTAAAAAAAAACTTAGCGGCGTTAAGCGTTTAGCTTGGAAACCAATCGTTCAAGAAGGTGATGGAGATTTAACTGTATCAAAGTTTGGTGGTAAACCTTGGCTAAATGCGGATGAAGAATGGCCTTGTTGTCCAAACTGCGGTAAGCCGATACAATTATTTCTCCAGCTTAATCTAGACGAGCTTCCGCAAAACTTAAACACTAAATTTGGCAATGGAATACTTCAATTCTTCTACTGCACAAATGAAATTATAGTTGAGTTAAACATTTCGGTTCTTCTGTCTGTGTTCTCTGCGGCTTCTGCGTCGCTAACGTAA
- the glsA gene encoding glutaminase A: MTSQVNQRDLEIDSSPLLAVLKELHSQYKLLQEGTVAKYIPELAKANPDLFSICIVTVDGQIYKVGDYDQLFTIQSISKVFAYGLALEDHGLDYVLTRVGVEPTGDAFNAIVLDEQSKRPYNPMVNAGAIATTSLIKGSGPTERLNRTLDMFKRYIGRDVFVDISVFTSERSTGHRNRAMAHLMLNFGMIDRNIEESLDLYFQQCAVIVNCQDLAVMAATLANKGMNPITKEQAVDKRYIKDILSVMYTCGMYNFAGEWAYKIGIPAKSGICGGIIAVVPNKMGIGVFSPLLDVRGNSVRGVKVCEELSQRLGLHLFDCSGQEVKFE; the protein is encoded by the coding sequence ATGACAAGCCAAGTAAATCAAAGAGATTTAGAAATAGATTCATCGCCATTATTAGCTGTTCTTAAGGAATTGCATTCCCAGTACAAGTTACTGCAAGAGGGTACAGTAGCTAAATATATTCCAGAACTGGCGAAGGCAAACCCGGATTTGTTCAGTATTTGCATTGTCACAGTAGATGGTCAGATTTACAAAGTTGGCGATTATGACCAACTCTTTACCATTCAGTCTATTTCCAAAGTCTTTGCTTATGGACTTGCCTTAGAAGATCATGGACTGGATTATGTTTTAACTAGAGTTGGCGTGGAACCAACAGGGGATGCATTCAACGCGATTGTTTTGGATGAGCAATCGAAGCGACCTTATAATCCAATGGTAAACGCTGGAGCGATCGCAACCACCAGCTTAATTAAAGGTTCTGGCCCAACGGAACGTCTTAACCGAACGCTGGATATGTTCAAGCGATATATTGGCCGCGATGTATTCGTTGACATTTCAGTTTTTACCTCAGAACGCAGTACCGGACATCGCAACCGCGCAATGGCGCATCTGATGCTCAACTTTGGCATGATTGACCGGAATATTGAAGAGTCGTTGGATCTTTATTTCCAGCAGTGTGCTGTGATAGTGAATTGCCAAGATTTAGCAGTGATGGCGGCTACCCTGGCTAACAAAGGTATGAACCCCATTACCAAAGAACAGGCAGTAGACAAGCGTTACATCAAAGATATTCTGAGTGTGATGTATACCTGTGGGATGTACAACTTTGCAGGTGAGTGGGCTTATAAAATTGGGATTCCGGCGAAAAGTGGCATTTGTGGTGGGATTATTGCCGTTGTACCTAATAAGATGGGCATCGGAGTTTTTTCGCCCCTGTTGGATGTGCGTGGTAACAGTGTGCGGGGGGTGAAAGTATGTGAAGAACTTTCCCAACGGTTAGGTTTACATCTATTTGATTGTTCAGGTCAAGAGGTGAAATTTGAGTAA
- a CDS encoding septal ring lytic transglycosylase RlpA family protein has product MNQRHLWIIVALSMAVLGIPSVGCTQTTTQTTKGNALASQKSPNPEVVKVGEYQSRAGKQTLDAAIAEIHPHNIRGRKAATLFIRNIPVLTFLSSVSNTNLETKKVGSMVNTGGVQSYALIASNSSNTLNTGNLTDVSNQISSDDNDPVQIAGVIAAKINQLNRENVDGSKITVSWKAGEKSNANQAQNKSAPPQQDGDRYVIKINGEELVEINEGTRLAGSTNNLAQDALQATNRLRRLLGNASPLKEIANLPVSIPKLPRQIAVGIVQATLRGMASYYGYDGSGTRTASGQRFNPEEMTAAHRSLPFGTQVRVTNTRNGRSVVLRINDRGPYVRGRIIDVSAGAARILGMMGSGVAPVHIEVLGK; this is encoded by the coding sequence ATGAATCAAAGACATTTGTGGATTATTGTTGCCCTGTCTATGGCTGTTTTGGGCATACCTTCAGTCGGTTGTACTCAAACCACCACTCAAACCACCAAGGGAAATGCGCTAGCTTCCCAAAAATCACCTAACCCTGAGGTGGTTAAGGTGGGAGAGTACCAATCCAGAGCAGGGAAACAAACCTTGGATGCTGCGATCGCAGAAATTCATCCTCACAACATTAGAGGACGTAAGGCGGCAACCCTTTTTATCCGAAATATACCTGTTCTCACCTTTTTGAGTTCTGTATCAAATACGAATCTTGAAACTAAAAAAGTTGGTTCAATGGTCAATACTGGGGGCGTACAATCGTACGCCCTTATTGCTAGCAATTCATCAAATACATTGAATACTGGCAACTTAACAGATGTGAGTAACCAGATTAGCTCCGATGACAATGACCCGGTTCAGATAGCTGGTGTAATAGCAGCCAAGATCAACCAGTTGAATCGGGAAAATGTTGACGGCAGTAAGATTACCGTCAGTTGGAAAGCAGGGGAAAAATCTAATGCCAATCAAGCGCAAAACAAAAGCGCTCCCCCCCAGCAAGATGGCGATCGCTATGTAATCAAAATTAATGGCGAAGAATTGGTCGAAATTAACGAAGGTACACGACTAGCAGGTTCCACCAACAATCTGGCGCAAGATGCATTGCAAGCAACCAATCGCCTACGGAGACTACTAGGCAATGCCTCTCCCCTAAAAGAAATTGCGAATTTACCAGTATCAATACCAAAGCTACCCCGGCAAATTGCCGTCGGAATAGTGCAAGCCACCTTGAGAGGCATGGCTTCTTATTATGGCTATGACGGTTCTGGTACTCGTACTGCTAGCGGTCAGAGATTCAACCCAGAAGAAATGACTGCCGCCCATCGCAGTTTACCCTTTGGTACGCAAGTGCGTGTAACCAACACGCGTAATGGTCGTTCTGTAGTGCTGCGGATTAATGACCGAGGCCCATACGTTCGGGGTCGAATCATTGACGTATCTGCTGGCGCGGCTCGGATTTTAGGAATGATGGGCAGTGGCGTTGCACCAGTACATATTGAAGTCTTAGGGAAATAA
- a CDS encoding bifunctional pantoate--beta-alanine ligase/(d)CMP kinase, giving the protein MRLLTTVAALRCYLTKRCSENAVTEDLRLDEMTGWYQTAVGLVPTMGNLHQGHLSLIQRARQENSTVIVSIFVNPLQFAPNEDYQRYPRTLEQDQQLCEEAGVDAIFAPSPEEMAVPHKSIQESKVTQIIPPSAMMTGLCGRSRLGHFQGVATIVAKLLNLVQPDRAYFGQKDGQQLAIIKRLVADLNLPVEIVGCPTVREASGLAFSSRNQYLTATAKEQAAALYRGLQRAETAFRAGDRNSNKLIAVVQQEVAMVNTILVEYIELVEPTTLMSLEKVEEEGMLAIAARLGATRLIDNTILRDRQPIIAIDGPAGAGKSTVARQVAANLGLVYLDTGAMYRAVTWLVLEKGIAIDDECAIAELTNQSKIELTPNQDLQSSVRVWINGTDVTQVIRTTEVTSLVSAIAAQSAVRQALVKQQQSWGQKGGLVAEGRDIGTHVFPDAEVKIFLTASVGERARRRQQDFNKQGQSEINLEQLERDIAERDWKDSTRKVSPLQKAADAIEVQTDGLDVSEVTAQIVNYYQQRLSQW; this is encoded by the coding sequence GTGCGCCTGCTGACAACAGTCGCAGCTTTACGCTGCTATTTAACTAAACGCTGCTCAGAAAACGCGGTTACTGAGGATCTAAGACTAGATGAGATGACTGGCTGGTATCAAACGGCAGTCGGTCTAGTGCCAACGATGGGGAATTTGCATCAAGGGCATTTAAGCTTGATCCAACGGGCACGGCAAGAAAATTCTACGGTGATTGTGAGTATTTTTGTCAATCCCCTGCAATTTGCTCCCAATGAGGATTATCAACGCTACCCCCGCACTTTAGAGCAAGACCAACAACTTTGCGAAGAAGCTGGGGTAGATGCCATTTTTGCACCGAGTCCTGAAGAGATGGCAGTTCCCCATAAGAGTATACAAGAATCAAAGGTTACACAAATTATACCACCATCTGCTATGATGACAGGCTTGTGTGGTCGTTCTCGGCTGGGTCACTTTCAAGGTGTCGCTACGATTGTTGCCAAGCTTCTCAACTTGGTACAGCCTGACCGTGCCTACTTTGGTCAAAAGGATGGTCAGCAACTAGCAATTATTAAACGCTTAGTAGCTGACTTGAATTTGCCAGTAGAAATTGTTGGTTGTCCAACAGTGCGAGAAGCGTCGGGTCTTGCCTTCAGTTCTCGCAATCAATATTTGACTGCAACGGCAAAAGAGCAAGCGGCTGCATTATATCGCGGCTTGCAACGGGCTGAAACTGCGTTTCGGGCAGGCGATCGCAATAGCAACAAGTTGATAGCAGTGGTACAGCAAGAAGTGGCAATGGTCAACACAATTTTAGTGGAATATATTGAATTAGTTGAACCGACTACGTTGATGTCTTTAGAAAAAGTTGAGGAGGAAGGAATGTTGGCGATCGCAGCTCGTCTTGGTGCTACACGTTTGATTGACAATACGATATTGCGCGATCGTCAACCCATTATCGCCATTGATGGCCCAGCTGGTGCTGGAAAATCCACAGTGGCGCGACAAGTGGCAGCAAACCTGGGTTTAGTCTATTTAGATACAGGAGCAATGTACCGTGCTGTCACTTGGTTAGTATTGGAAAAAGGGATTGCTATTGATGATGAGTGTGCGATCGCTGAATTAACTAATCAGTCTAAAATTGAACTTACTCCTAACCAGGATTTACAATCATCCGTGCGGGTTTGGATTAATGGTACTGATGTTACCCAGGTAATTCGCACCACTGAGGTAACATCTCTTGTATCTGCGATCGCAGCCCAAAGCGCTGTCCGTCAAGCACTGGTTAAACAACAGCAAAGCTGGGGTCAAAAAGGTGGTTTAGTCGCTGAAGGACGAGACATCGGTACTCACGTGTTCCCCGATGCCGAAGTAAAAATCTTCTTAACCGCTTCTGTGGGCGAACGCGCCCGTCGCCGCCAGCAAGACTTTAATAAACAAGGTCAATCCGAAATCAATTTAGAGCAACTGGAACGGGATATTGCCGAACGTGACTGGAAAGATAGTACGCGCAAAGTTTCACCTTTGCAAAAAGCGGCGGATGCGATCGAAGTTCAAACCGATGGTTTGGATGTGTCTGAAGTCACTGCACAAATTGTTAACTATTACCAGCAGCGTTTATCTCAGTGGTAA
- a CDS encoding superoxide dismutase, producing the protein MAFVQAPLPFDINALEPNGMKAETFEYHYGKHHKAYVDNLNKLTEGTELADKSLEEVIEISFQDSSKAGIFNNAAQVWNHTFFWNSLKPNGGGAPTGDLAAKIDKDFGSFDKFKEEFSNAAATQFGSGWSWLIDDGGTLKVIKTPNAENPLAHGKKALLTLDVWEHAYYIDYRNARPAFIKNFLDNLVNWDFAAENLAKA; encoded by the coding sequence ATGGCATTTGTACAGGCCCCGCTACCCTTCGACATTAATGCTTTAGAGCCAAATGGCATGAAAGCTGAAACTTTCGAGTATCACTATGGTAAGCATCACAAAGCTTATGTAGACAACCTCAACAAGCTCACTGAAGGAACAGAACTTGCTGATAAGTCTCTAGAAGAAGTGATCGAGATTTCTTTCCAAGACTCCTCTAAGGCGGGAATCTTCAATAACGCTGCTCAAGTTTGGAACCACACCTTCTTCTGGAATTCCTTGAAACCAAATGGTGGTGGCGCACCCACTGGCGATCTCGCAGCCAAAATTGATAAAGATTTTGGTAGTTTTGACAAATTCAAAGAAGAGTTCTCTAACGCGGCTGCAACTCAATTTGGCAGTGGATGGTCTTGGCTGATTGATGATGGTGGTACGCTGAAGGTGATCAAAACACCAAATGCAGAAAACCCTCTAGCTCATGGTAAAAAGGCACTCCTAACTTTGGATGTTTGGGAACATGCCTACTATATTGACTATAGAAATGCTCGTCCAGCGTTCATCAAGAATTTCTTAGATAACTTGGTCAACTGGGACTTTGCTGCTGAAAACTTGGCCAAAGCTTAA
- a CDS encoding AIR synthase related protein, with the protein MAQALDQVDYDTLDAAKRRFIEAAKRTLTFASAYGTVPASGLGASANAFSFNLAPFIQAGAPELSLTLVPEGLGTADDTRPDDLSEEELRRFWWNIGIKIISCLTNDAATSGMQTLLLGLYLPSSTPETIFTPAFLDGFLDGVVEGCKRVGCVYLSGETPQLKTKMIPGRLDIAGSVFGVMPPGVAPIDSSRLDVGNTIVLVESSGPHENGFTPLRKLAESLPDGYRTKLPSGQEFWEAMNAASYLYTPLVQAVLGEGIRPTAIENITGHGWQKLMRSVKPLRYVIETMLPVPEIFTFVEGHLEGGAETMLSVFNYGAGFAFYTESQQDAERIVILAKEHQLTAVIAGKVEASLSREVVIEPLGVTLEGDSFGIARGV; encoded by the coding sequence ATGGCTCAAGCTCTCGATCAAGTCGATTACGATACTCTCGATGCCGCAAAAAGACGCTTCATCGAAGCTGCAAAACGCACACTTACCTTTGCAAGCGCCTATGGCACTGTCCCCGCATCGGGTCTTGGAGCAAGTGCTAACGCTTTCAGCTTCAACCTCGCTCCATTTATTCAAGCGGGCGCTCCAGAACTTTCTCTAACACTCGTCCCTGAAGGACTAGGAACGGCAGACGATACCCGCCCTGATGACCTTTCCGAAGAAGAACTTCGGCGATTCTGGTGGAACATCGGGATCAAAATCATCTCGTGTCTGACAAACGATGCGGCAACTTCAGGGATGCAGACTCTACTTCTTGGTCTTTATCTGCCATCAAGTACTCCTGAAACGATCTTTACCCCCGCCTTCCTTGATGGGTTTCTGGATGGAGTCGTTGAGGGGTGCAAACGAGTTGGGTGTGTCTATCTTTCAGGGGAAACTCCTCAACTAAAAACTAAAATGATTCCAGGTCGGCTCGACATTGCAGGTTCGGTTTTTGGGGTTATGCCGCCTGGTGTCGCTCCCATTGATAGCTCGCGCCTGGATGTCGGAAATACTATTGTTCTCGTCGAGAGTTCTGGCCCCCATGAAAACGGCTTTACCCCACTGCGAAAGCTTGCTGAATCCCTTCCTGATGGGTATAGAACAAAGCTTCCAAGTGGGCAGGAGTTCTGGGAAGCGATGAATGCTGCTTCATATCTCTACACGCCGCTCGTACAGGCGGTACTTGGCGAAGGAATTCGCCCTACCGCCATTGAGAATATCACCGGACATGGATGGCAAAAGTTGATGCGGTCGGTGAAGCCACTTCGATATGTCATTGAAACGATGCTACCAGTGCCGGAGATATTTACGTTTGTCGAGGGTCATCTTGAGGGCGGGGCAGAGACGATGCTTTCAGTGTTCAATTACGGAGCCGGATTTGCATTTTATACAGAGTCTCAGCAGGATGCCGAAAGAATTGTCATCCTTGCAAAAGAACATCAGCTAACGGCTGTGATTGCTGGAAAGGTTGAAGCCTCCCTTAGCCGCGAGGTGGTGATAGAACCCCTTGGGGTAACGTTGGAGGGAGATTCTTTTGGGATTGCGCGGGGAGTATAA
- a CDS encoding PHP domain-containing protein, whose protein sequence is MAINLAQTTASAELLKQVFQNIDAYSCPRLFNFHMHTIYSDGRLKPSGLMEQAIAIGLKGLAITDHHGILGYQAALAWLEDWKWSNSGATTPYLWSGVEINANLLDIEVHILAYAFAPEHSSMKPYLQRRPTTGQEYQASNVIAAIHEAGGLAVLAHPARYKRSHFELIPAASQKGIDGVETFYAYNNPNPWKPSILESEQVQKLADEYFLFNTCGTDTHGLSLLQRL, encoded by the coding sequence ATGGCTATAAATTTGGCCCAGACTACTGCTTCAGCAGAACTTTTGAAGCAAGTATTCCAGAACATTGATGCATATAGTTGTCCAAGGTTATTCAACTTTCACATGCACACGATCTACTCGGATGGCAGGTTAAAGCCGAGTGGATTGATGGAGCAGGCGATCGCAATTGGACTAAAAGGGTTAGCGATCACTGACCATCATGGCATTCTTGGCTATCAAGCGGCCCTTGCTTGGTTAGAAGATTGGAAGTGGAGTAATTCTGGTGCAACAACTCCTTATCTGTGGAGTGGCGTGGAAATCAATGCAAACCTTCTGGATATAGAAGTTCATATTTTGGCTTATGCTTTTGCTCCAGAACACTCTAGTATGAAACCCTATCTGCAAAGAAGGCCAACTACAGGCCAAGAATATCAGGCAAGTAACGTGATTGCCGCTATTCACGAAGCTGGTGGATTGGCAGTTCTGGCTCATCCAGCGCGTTACAAGCGATCGCATTTTGAGTTAATTCCAGCCGCATCCCAAAAAGGGATCGATGGCGTGGAAACTTTCTATGCCTACAACAACCCTAACCCTTGGAAACCCAGCATATTGGAATCAGAACAAGTGCAAAAGCTGGCTGATGAATACTTTCTTTTCAATACCTGTGGTACTGATACCCACGGTTTGAGCCTGCTACAACGCTTGTAG
- a CDS encoding D-alanine--D-alanine ligase family protein, which yields MTKLCVGLLFGGRSGEHEVSIKSAQAIAKALSAEQNASKYEILPFYIQKDGRWLAGEAPQKVLGTGNPLLESEQSTSEGNLTSNPQAQTLSKWQSPSQVAQVDVWFPILHGPNGEDGTIQGLLTLMQIPFVGSGVLGSAMGMDKIAMKIAFEQAGLPQVKYKAITRAQVWSNPCVFPKLCDEIEAALGYPAFVKPANLGSSVGIAKVRSRQELEAALDSAASYDRRLVVEAGVVAREVECAVLGNDRPQASVIGEISYDSDFYDYETKYTEGRADLLIPASIPDAIARKIQDMALQAFAAVDAAGLARVDFFYVEATQEVLINEINTLPGFTATSMYPQLWAHSGVSFPELVDRLIQLALERHSPS from the coding sequence ATGACTAAGCTGTGCGTGGGATTACTGTTTGGCGGTCGTTCGGGAGAACATGAAGTTTCAATCAAATCAGCACAGGCGATCGCTAAAGCCTTAAGTGCAGAGCAAAATGCTAGTAAGTACGAAATACTGCCTTTTTACATCCAAAAAGATGGACGCTGGCTAGCAGGAGAAGCGCCCCAAAAGGTTTTAGGAACCGGCAATCCGTTACTAGAATCCGAACAATCAACTTCCGAAGGAAATCTGACATCCAACCCTCAAGCCCAAACCTTAAGCAAGTGGCAATCTCCCTCTCAAGTTGCCCAAGTAGATGTTTGGTTTCCCATTCTCCACGGCCCCAACGGTGAAGACGGAACAATTCAAGGGTTACTAACTTTGATGCAAATCCCCTTTGTTGGTTCTGGGGTGTTAGGTTCGGCAATGGGAATGGATAAAATTGCCATGAAAATTGCCTTTGAGCAAGCGGGGCTACCACAGGTAAAATATAAGGCGATAACTAGAGCGCAAGTTTGGTCTAATCCTTGCGTGTTTCCGAAACTATGTGATGAAATTGAGGCCGCATTAGGTTATCCCGCTTTTGTCAAGCCTGCTAATTTGGGTTCATCAGTGGGAATTGCCAAAGTGCGATCGCGCCAAGAATTAGAAGCTGCTTTAGATAGTGCTGCCAGTTACGATCGAAGACTGGTTGTCGAAGCTGGTGTCGTCGCCAGGGAAGTTGAGTGTGCTGTTTTAGGAAACGATCGACCCCAAGCCTCTGTCATTGGAGAGATTAGTTATGACAGCGATTTTTATGATTATGAAACTAAATATACAGAGGGTCGGGCAGATTTACTGATTCCGGCATCGATTCCAGATGCGATCGCCCGTAAAATTCAGGACATGGCTTTGCAAGCCTTTGCAGCTGTTGACGCTGCGGGATTAGCAAGGGTAGATTTCTTCTATGTGGAAGCAACACAAGAAGTTTTGATTAACGAAATCAATACTTTACCAGGCTTTACGGCAACGAGCATGTATCCCCAACTCTGGGCCCATAGTGGAGTCTCCTTTCCAGAATTAGTCGATCGCTTAATTCAACTTGCTCTTGAAAGGCATTCTCCTAGCTGA